A region from the Mycolicibacterium litorale genome encodes:
- a CDS encoding glucosamine kinase, with the protein MPSTSTHRDPLDLLRLGDRHGLAIVDRDGTLSAVPVVTDGDRWRRAEPGDGAAEALLQLLAGTPGRCARGRFEVVSWTSGPAPDSERPVTVDQTNESIIVGDLAVVKWATHLEPGPHPAPGRLAALTAAGFTAMPTPWGVVTWTPHDGAETLAATVTGYLPGAVDGWTWAVELFKDAARSGDHATVVDVCATLGTVVADLHALLATTVTTATRSDAQRWRDGAFQTLAAARELAGPANAQLLADHAEHIAAVLDRLSMLVGIPILDAHGDLHVGQVLRTGKLLVVTDFDGNPVLPPAERILPVPAAVDVAGILQSLSHVAIVAARRSELTPEHLAPVDAAARAALLDSYLHRLSDTGHADLHIEHALSALRLQQVLREIVYAGRHLPRWMYVPDAALPALLQETSR; encoded by the coding sequence GTGCCATCGACCTCGACCCACCGGGACCCGCTCGACCTATTGCGCCTCGGCGACCGGCACGGGCTGGCCATCGTCGACCGGGACGGCACGCTCTCGGCGGTACCCGTGGTCACCGACGGCGACCGCTGGCGGCGGGCCGAGCCCGGTGACGGGGCGGCCGAGGCACTGCTGCAGTTGCTCGCCGGCACACCGGGTCGCTGCGCGCGGGGACGGTTCGAGGTGGTCTCGTGGACCAGCGGGCCCGCGCCGGACAGCGAACGCCCGGTCACCGTCGACCAGACCAACGAATCGATCATCGTCGGTGATCTCGCGGTGGTGAAGTGGGCCACCCACCTGGAACCCGGTCCGCATCCGGCGCCCGGCCGACTGGCCGCCCTGACCGCCGCGGGGTTCACCGCCATGCCGACCCCCTGGGGAGTGGTGACCTGGACACCGCACGACGGTGCCGAGACTCTGGCGGCGACAGTCACCGGCTATCTGCCGGGCGCCGTCGACGGCTGGACGTGGGCGGTGGAGTTGTTCAAAGACGCCGCGCGGTCGGGTGATCACGCCACCGTCGTCGACGTGTGCGCCACGCTGGGAACGGTGGTCGCCGACCTGCACGCCTTGCTGGCCACCACCGTGACGACCGCGACCCGCTCAGACGCGCAGCGCTGGCGCGACGGCGCTTTCCAAACCCTGGCGGCCGCACGCGAGTTGGCCGGCCCGGCCAACGCCCAGTTGCTGGCCGACCACGCCGAGCACATCGCGGCCGTCCTGGACCGACTGTCCATGCTGGTCGGCATCCCGATCCTCGACGCACACGGCGATCTGCATGTCGGTCAGGTGCTGCGCACCGGCAAACTGTTGGTCGTCACCGACTTCGACGGAAATCCGGTGCTTCCTCCGGCCGAGCGGATCCTGCCGGTCCCGGCGGCGGTCGACGTGGCAGGCATCCTGCAGTCGTTGTCCCACGTGGCGATCGTCGCGGCCCGACGCAGCGAGCTCACGCCGGAGCACCTCGCCCCGGTCGATGCCGCCGCCCGGGCCGCCCTGCTGGATTCATACCTGCACCGGCTGTCCGACACCGGTCACGCCGATCTGCACATCGAACACGCGCTGAGCGCTTTGCGGCTGCAGCAGGTGCTCCGCGAGATCGTCTACGCCGGTCGTCATCTGCCCCGGTGGATGTACGTTCCCGACGCGGCACTACCCGCCCTCCTCCAAGAAACGAGCCGATGA
- a CDS encoding glycosyltransferase, producing the protein MTDPLTIMFWPESAYGPTNQCIGVAAKLRERGHRIVFAAESSWAGKIAKFGFIEELVDLAAPVEGADEGDPGQFWTDFIAETAPEFAKPTIEQLETFIKPTFQALIDGAKYCEPRLREIIAEHRPDVLVEDNVVLFPALATAGKPFVRFISCSPLEVPGPDVPPPFSGLPSDDRSEWDAYLAEFDRALRPMWADFDAWVREQGAPPLPELEFMPRDNAASIYIYPAEADYTDKRPLGETWTRVDSSIRETDEDYAVPASVADRPEDSALVYLSLGSLGGADVSLMQRLIDVLATTRHRFIVSMGPQADKLTLAGNMVGAQMLPQTRIMPLVDAVISHGGNNTTTEALHFGKPLIVLPLFWDQYENAQRIHELDLGVRLETYHFTDDQLTGALERILTDGALRERVSQIGEQVRKRDGLRLAADVIERVGYEHRTTPA; encoded by the coding sequence ATGACCGACCCACTTACCATCATGTTCTGGCCGGAGTCGGCCTACGGACCCACGAACCAGTGCATCGGCGTCGCGGCGAAGCTGCGCGAACGTGGCCACCGGATCGTGTTCGCCGCCGAATCCTCCTGGGCCGGAAAGATCGCGAAGTTCGGTTTCATCGAGGAACTCGTCGATCTGGCGGCGCCGGTCGAGGGCGCCGACGAAGGCGACCCCGGTCAGTTCTGGACGGACTTCATCGCCGAAACCGCGCCCGAGTTCGCCAAACCGACCATCGAGCAGCTCGAGACGTTCATCAAGCCGACCTTCCAGGCCCTCATCGACGGCGCCAAGTACTGCGAGCCGCGGCTGCGCGAGATCATCGCCGAGCACCGACCCGATGTCCTCGTCGAGGACAATGTCGTTCTGTTCCCGGCGCTGGCCACCGCGGGTAAACCGTTCGTGCGCTTCATCTCCTGCAGCCCACTGGAGGTGCCGGGACCCGATGTGCCGCCCCCGTTCTCGGGGTTGCCGAGCGATGACAGGTCGGAGTGGGACGCCTACCTCGCCGAGTTCGACCGGGCGCTGCGCCCCATGTGGGCGGACTTCGACGCCTGGGTCCGCGAGCAGGGCGCTCCGCCGCTGCCCGAACTGGAGTTCATGCCTCGCGACAACGCCGCCTCCATCTACATCTACCCAGCCGAGGCCGACTACACCGACAAGCGTCCGCTGGGTGAGACGTGGACGCGGGTGGACTCCAGCATCCGGGAGACCGATGAGGATTACGCTGTGCCCGCCTCCGTGGCGGACCGTCCCGAGGACAGCGCACTGGTGTATCTGTCGCTGGGTTCGCTTGGCGGAGCTGATGTCTCGCTGATGCAACGGCTGATCGATGTGCTGGCCACCACCCGGCACCGCTTCATCGTCAGCATGGGCCCACAGGCAGACAAGCTCACGCTCGCCGGCAACATGGTCGGAGCGCAGATGCTGCCCCAGACCAGGATCATGCCGCTCGTCGACGCGGTGATCTCGCACGGTGGCAACAACACGACCACCGAAGCGCTGCACTTCGGGAAGCCGCTGATCGTGCTCCCACTGTTCTGGGACCAGTACGAGAACGCCCAGCGCATCCACGAATTGGACCTGGGTGTGCGGTTGGAGACCTATCACTTCACCGACGACCAGTTGACCGGTGCGCTGGAGCGCATCCTCACCGACGGCGCGCTGCGCGAGCGGGTTTCCCAGATCGGCGAACAGGTCCGCAAGCGCGACGGGCTGCGCCTGGCAGCCGACGTCATCGAACGCGTCGGGTACGAGCATCGCACCACGCCCGCCTGA
- a CDS encoding SIS domain-containing protein, protein MNPDGFATDLARKPDVLSKLADALAQRNPWSRALPDEVSRVVFVGMGSSAYAAGVAAARLRARGICAVSEIASSQLLPVWGPGTLVVATSATGGSVETLDALERIDPVATTVALTNTAGSAITERCDATVELLAEPEVGGVACRSYQHTLALLMALECQLTGTSIDDLVAAIGAAAQASDHLLSTEQDWRPEVSEHLLGPVETHLCAPAHRLSSAQQGALMFREGPRRSAIGCESGDWSHVDVYRTKNTDLRMLVFAGSTWEAQMAEWTGPRGTRVVAVGGTVPAATATVRYPGDDVDDVRLLTETLVPELVAARDWQAAD, encoded by the coding sequence ATGAACCCGGACGGATTCGCCACCGACCTCGCCCGCAAGCCGGATGTGCTTTCGAAGCTCGCCGACGCACTGGCACAACGCAATCCGTGGTCGAGGGCCCTTCCCGATGAGGTGTCACGGGTGGTGTTCGTCGGTATGGGCTCGTCGGCCTACGCCGCCGGGGTGGCCGCCGCCCGGCTGCGCGCCCGCGGTATCTGCGCCGTCTCCGAGATCGCGTCGTCGCAACTGCTACCGGTCTGGGGCCCGGGCACGCTGGTGGTGGCGACGTCGGCGACGGGCGGTTCGGTGGAAACCCTCGACGCACTCGAGCGGATCGATCCCGTCGCGACCACCGTGGCGCTGACCAACACGGCCGGATCGGCGATCACCGAACGCTGCGATGCGACGGTCGAGTTACTGGCCGAGCCCGAGGTCGGCGGGGTCGCCTGCCGCAGCTACCAGCACACCCTCGCTCTGTTGATGGCACTGGAGTGCCAGTTGACCGGGACGTCAATCGATGATCTGGTCGCCGCGATCGGCGCGGCCGCGCAGGCCAGCGATCACCTGCTGTCCACCGAGCAAGACTGGCGCCCTGAGGTATCCGAGCATCTGCTGGGCCCGGTCGAGACGCATCTGTGCGCGCCGGCGCACCGCCTGTCGTCGGCGCAGCAGGGTGCGTTGATGTTCCGCGAAGGTCCCCGCCGGTCGGCCATCGGCTGTGAGAGCGGCGACTGGAGCCATGTCGACGTCTACCGCACCAAGAACACCGACCTGCGGATGCTGGTGTTCGCGGGATCGACATGGGAGGCCCAGATGGCCGAATGGACAGGGCCCCGCGGCACCCGCGTGGTCGCGGTCGGCGGGACGGTTCCGGCCGCCACCGCCACCGTGCGCTATCCCGGCGACGATGTCGACGATGTCCGGCTGCTCACCGAGACGCTCGTACCCGAGCTGGTGGCGGCCCGGGACTGGCAAGCCGCGGATTGA